CCCACCAGAGATAGGAAAGGGTTATAATGGGAGCTACAAGATGCCTTAACGCATCTAAAGCCACATCAAAGCGCCCATTCAATATCCCATCGAGAACATATAATCCCGTATAAACCTTAAAGTGAGAGGAGCTAACCACATTTTGAGCCCAGATTGATAGTCTCCCCGGGGGAAACCAACCTAAAATGCCATAAAAAACAAAGAGAATTAAAATACCAAAAACGAACGTGGGAAGAGACCAGCCCACCACTGCAAACACTCTTATTATCTGATCAAGAAATTTATCTCGATGAACTGCGGATATTATTCCAAGCCATATTCCGACCCACACCACCGGAATAACAGCAAATATCGCAAGCTCAAGGGTGGCAGGGAACCTACTTAATATGGCATCCCCGACAGGCTGATGCGCTACCTCGGACCAACCGAGGTCAAAATGAAGGAGCTTCTTCAACCAGCTCAGGTACTGAACCCAAGCGGGCCTATCCAAACCATACTTATGAAGGAGTCTCTGAAGATTCTCAGGAGTGGCATTTTTGAGCTCTTCAGGGCTCTTAATATAAGTTGCAAGTCTTTCCACCGGGTCAAGAAGCTGCATCATGAAAAATATAAGAAGAGTCACACCCAGCAGTATAAACGGTAAAAGAATTAACCTCCTTACTATATAAGCGATCATAGCTCATCTACCCCTCAAGCTTAAAATTATTAAAGGGGAGGACAGCATGCTGTCCTCCCCCTTCCAATCATCAGAAGAACCTACTTGTCCGACTTCCAGAGGCTGTAGAAGTCCTGACCAGGTCTCATCGGATTGTAATACCAGCCCTTTACCCATGTTCTCTCAACATGAGTTCCCATAGCCTGATAGAGCAAGATATGCGGAGCATACTCATACTCCTTCTTCTGAAGCTCAAAGTAAAGCTTTTCCCTCTCTTTAGGATCGGTAGTCTGCATGGCTTTCTTCATAAGAGGATCGAACTCCTTCTCAGCGAGTTCAACCGCATTCTTACCCTGATATCCCATAAACGCTCCTCTGCTTCCCAAGAAGGGCTGGACGAAGTTATGAGGATCGGGAAAGTCAGCAAGCCATCCTATAAGGAATATAGTCAGGTTTCCTTCTGTTAGATTAGAGAGGTAGGTAGACCATTGTACCCCTCTGACCTCTATTCTAAACTTCGGATTCAATCTACGAGCGTTTCTCGCTATCATCTCAGCCGCAACCTTTCTCTGCTCGTTGCCCGCGTTATAGAGTATCGTGAATTTAAATCCTTTCTTCCAGACCTCGCCGTGCCAAGCCTTCATAAACTCCTCCTTAGCCTTCTTAAGATCGAAATGGTACCTTGGCCCATTCGGATTATATCCAAGTAACCCCTTCGGGATAACCCCCGTCGGATGGAGAGCATCTCCTCCCCAAACATCCCTTATATAAGTTTTCCAGTCAAAGAGATAACAGAATCCTCTTCTTACATGAATATCGCTGAAGAAATCGGAGGGAATACCGTTTCCGTCAAGCTTACCACTGCCAACATTGGGATTCCCCTCAACCCTTATGTTGAAGTTAAAGAAAGCAGCCTGCATGGTTAGCGTGGGCAATCTTCTTACGATTCTTACACCCTTCATTTTTTCAACCTGGGGAAGGTATTGTCTCGGAACGTAAATCATATCGGCGTCTCCTCTTTCAAGGAGCATCCTCCTTGTAGCCCACTCGTCCACCTTCTTAATGATTACATACTTTATCTTTGCGGGCTTTCTCCAATAGTTATCATTCCTCTCAAGCTTGATATACTGGCCCTTCACCCATTCAACGAGCTTAAACGGACCCGTGCCGTTCATCTTAGAGTAGATAGGATCATCCTCTTTCTGAGGATCATGATACTTCCACCACTCATCCGGCGTTCCGGGCCAACATCCCTGTTCAGCACACCATTTCTTGCTGAGGATCGCAGACCAACTCGCGCCCTGAGCTAATATGCTCAAGAATGGTGGGAAAGGCTTAACGAGGTGGAAAATAACATTGTCTCCCTTAACCTCAACAGCCTTATCGATCATATTATAGATCTCCATCATCGCTTTCTTATACTGCGGCTTAAGCTTGCCATCCTTGGTAAAGAGATCATCCCACTTTTTAACACCAGTCTTGGCCTTCACGAGATCCTCAAGGCTCTCGTATCCAAGCAAGGGATCAAGAAGCATCCAGCTGGGTCCCCCAGCTCTGTCAAGAATCATGCATCTTTTAATAGAGTAAGCAACATCCTCAGGCGTAAGCTCATAACCGTTATGGAACTTTACTCCCTTCCTGATCGGGAAAATATAGGTTTTTCCTCCATCTTTTATGAGACCGTTTTCGACCGAGGGAACTTTAGTAGCAAGAAGAGGCACAAACTCCTTAACACTTTTTCCCTTATAAGCAATAAGGTTTTCATAAACGTTATAGATAACCTCGTTGCTGGCGGTATCATAGGCGAAATGAGGATCGAGCGTATTAACATCTCCGACTGTAACCTCGATGATGGTATCTGGGTGCTTAACAGCAGCGAATGCGCTCAGCGAAAGAGCCAGAGCCCCAATAAGCACCGCGATAAAAACATACCTCAACCTCACAAAATAACACCTCCTTGAAGTTAAAGCAGCTTTGTTTAAAAAAATTATAGCATCTTATTGATGGGAAAACTATATCTTTCACAGATATATTTGAACCTTTTCATTCAGAAAGCTTCCAACTTTGCCCAGCCTATGGGCTTCCAGTGACCTCCGTCATTCCAGAGAAGACGAGTAATGGGAAAAGGGTTAGATTTTTCACCATTAATAATCCCAAGGCTCCGTTCTCTAAATCTACCTCGCAGCTTCTCTATGTCATCGCCCCAGAGCATATCAATCGTTTTCCCGAAAAAGGTGGTTCCCCTACCTATAAGCATCAAAGCCTCTCCTTCAGACAGACTATCGAGCTTTTTCCTAAGATCGTTATAGAAATTTAATATTCCCCTAACCTCCCCACCTCTGAGGCGCTCTATCTCATGATTTATAAAATCCCGTGCAAACTCGTTCAGAAATCCGAAAATGGTCTTTATAGCTCTTTCTTCCTCATATCTCAAAAAGCTCCAGAAATTAGAAGCTCTTTCGTATATAGGGCTGTTCCCTTTAAATAGGTTTATCTCTATTTCCACTTCTTTCCCTTCATCAAAACACTCAAGATAAACTGGCACTCTCCTTTCGCCTTGACCAATGTTATAGGAGTAGCAGGGAACGACAACAAAATCAGAACGAGGAATAGAATCACTATCTCTTACCCTGAGAACCTTTAAAAAGTCGTCTTTAGCATCATACTTAGAGCTCTTTGAAAACTTGGAAGAGAATACCTTAAATTGCAAACTGGAATTCTGGAAAGCAAATTTGGCCTTATTCCCAAGCTTTCTCTCAATATCAGAAAAGCTTTGATTGATCCTTTCAAGAAACGCATACGCGAGAGCGGTTCTTATGCTCCCCTTAATACTGCTTCCGGGGATATATTTCCGACCAGCTGAGGAGATAAAAGAGGAAATTTGGGGAGCTGAATTCTTATTCCGCTCTATCCCCTTAAGCCTAAGAAAATTCTTTTTAGAAAAAAGCTTACTGAAATCTTCCTGAGAAATGCCATGCTCGGCCAAAAACTCTGTTAAACTGAAGCTATCACTTGATCGCTTAATCTTGATAACATAGTCATTAATAATACCTAACTCTTCCAGCATCCTCAAAAGAACTTCTCTATTCACTAATCCAAACTGATTCTTTATCCTAACATAATCCATAAGGGGACTTAAATACTCTTCCGGTCCAGCACCTATAAAAATGGGCGTTATAGTCTTAAG
Above is a window of Synergistota bacterium DNA encoding:
- a CDS encoding ABC transporter permease — translated: MIAYIVRRLILLPFILLGVTLLIFFMMQLLDPVERLATYIKSPEELKNATPENLQRLLHKYGLDRPAWVQYLSWLKKLLHFDLGWSEVAHQPVGDAILSRFPATLELAIFAVIPVVWVGIWLGIISAVHRDKFLDQIIRVFAVVGWSLPTFVFGILILFVFYGILGWFPPGRLSIWAQNVVSSSHFKVYTGLYVLDGILNGRFDVALDALRHLVAPIITLSYLWW
- a CDS encoding ABC transporter substrate-binding protein — encoded protein: MAVLIGALALSLSAFAAVKHPDTIIEVTVGDVNTLDPHFAYDTASNEVIYNVYENLIAYKGKSVKEFVPLLATKVPSVENGLIKDGGKTYIFPIRKGVKFHNGYELTPEDVAYSIKRCMILDRAGGPSWMLLDPLLGYESLEDLVKAKTGVKKWDDLFTKDGKLKPQYKKAMMEIYNMIDKAVEVKGDNVIFHLVKPFPPFLSILAQGASWSAILSKKWCAEQGCWPGTPDEWWKYHDPQKEDDPIYSKMNGTGPFKLVEWVKGQYIKLERNDNYWRKPAKIKYVIIKKVDEWATRRMLLERGDADMIYVPRQYLPQVEKMKGVRIVRRLPTLTMQAAFFNFNIRVEGNPNVGSGKLDGNGIPSDFFSDIHVRRGFCYLFDWKTYIRDVWGGDALHPTGVIPKGLLGYNPNGPRYHFDLKKAKEEFMKAWHGEVWKKGFKFTILYNAGNEQRKVAAEMIARNARRLNPKFRIEVRGVQWSTYLSNLTEGNLTIFLIGWLADFPDPHNFVQPFLGSRGAFMGYQGKNAVELAEKEFDPLMKKAMQTTDPKEREKLYFELQKKEYEYAPHILLYQAMGTHVERTWVKGWYYNPMRPGQDFYSLWKSDK
- the csm5 gene encoding type III-A CRISPR-associated RAMP protein Csm5: MRIKLKTITPIFIGAGPEEYLSPLMDYVRIKNQFGLVNREVLLRMLEELGIINDYVIKIKRSSDSFSLTEFLAEHGISQEDFSKLFSKKNFLRLKGIERNKNSAPQISSFISSAGRKYIPGSSIKGSIRTALAYAFLERINQSFSDIERKLGNKAKFAFQNSSLQFKVFSSKFSKSSKYDAKDDFLKVLRVRDSDSIPRSDFVVVPCYSYNIGQGERRVPVYLECFDEGKEVEIEINLFKGNSPIYERASNFWSFLRYEEERAIKTIFGFLNEFARDFINHEIERLRGGEVRGILNFYNDLRKKLDSLSEGEALMLIGRGTTFFGKTIDMLWGDDIEKLRGRFRERSLGIINGEKSNPFPITRLLWNDGGHWKPIGWAKLEAF